The Sinomicrobium kalidii genome contains a region encoding:
- a CDS encoding beta/gamma crystallin family protein — translation MKKPQLLLQLSGKIPALLCIGIMCACHSPETEDFVTPQAENTVFSTESTDLVKRWAPIHYMDVDATGTYSEGGKSDYITAIDYDGDWNAENNWDNLPDYGNALGAHCYYSVAETRTHWFITYAFFHPRDWTDIFLLYELDQHENDLEGVLMIVKKDGSAFGSLQGAVTVSHSDFFSYTTAGSPLYSGPEDVDGTLQTQDHNGEQHPVTAQEAKGHGLKAWPQYDINGDGIIYYPSANDNARVPADNYDTHVEYKLVNIFESGGLWDQRFNTQLFFNAGGGFRGNNFGSGGANAPWAWNDGDDGLVQTGEIATDPAKLADNYFHGFGDFSHQYLNNPYNSAAGGVITFYEHCGYEGYAVALPPGDYTLEQLQAYGIANDEISSLRMESGFKAVLYTDDGFSGSSVTGTSSDQCLGEFNDRMSSVRITAM, via the coding sequence ATGAAAAAGCCTCAACTGCTTTTACAGCTATCCGGAAAAATTCCGGCACTTTTGTGCATAGGCATTATGTGTGCCTGCCACAGTCCCGAAACCGAAGATTTTGTAACACCGCAAGCGGAAAATACGGTGTTTTCTACCGAAAGCACCGATCTCGTTAAACGGTGGGCCCCCATCCACTACATGGACGTGGATGCTACCGGGACCTATTCGGAAGGCGGTAAATCCGATTATATTACGGCCATTGATTACGATGGCGACTGGAATGCCGAAAACAACTGGGACAACCTTCCCGACTACGGCAATGCTCTCGGCGCCCATTGTTATTATTCGGTCGCGGAAACCCGTACGCATTGGTTTATTACTTATGCCTTTTTTCATCCCCGGGACTGGACAGACATCTTTTTACTTTATGAACTCGATCAACACGAGAACGACCTGGAGGGTGTGCTGATGATCGTTAAAAAAGACGGTTCCGCATTCGGCAGCCTGCAGGGCGCCGTTACAGTGAGCCATTCCGATTTCTTTTCATACACCACCGCAGGCAGTCCTCTGTACAGCGGTCCGGAAGATGTGGACGGCACCCTGCAAACACAGGATCACAACGGCGAACAGCATCCCGTAACCGCCCAGGAAGCCAAAGGGCACGGACTAAAAGCCTGGCCCCAGTATGACATTAACGGCGACGGTATTATCTACTATCCTTCGGCAAATGACAATGCCCGGGTACCGGCCGACAATTACGATACGCATGTGGAATACAAGCTGGTAAATATTTTTGAAAGCGGCGGACTGTGGGACCAACGTTTCAACACCCAACTGTTCTTTAATGCCGGCGGCGGATTCAGGGGGAACAATTTCGGAAGTGGCGGAGCCAATGCCCCCTGGGCGTGGAATGACGGTGATGACGGACTTGTACAAACGGGCGAGATCGCTACGGACCCGGCCAAACTGGCGGATAATTATTTTCACGGTTTCGGCGATTTCTCTCATCAATACCTCAACAACCCGTACAACAGTGCGGCAGGCGGGGTAATCACTTTTTATGAGCACTGTGGGTATGAAGGTTATGCCGTGGCACTTCCGCCGGGGGATTATACATTGGAACAACTGCAGGCCTATGGTATAGCCAATGATGAAATTTCTTCTTTAAGGATGGAGAGCGGGTTTAAAGCAGTGCTTTATACCGACGATGGTTTTAGCGGAAGTTCGGTAACCGGGACTTCTTCCGATCAATGTCTGGGTGAATTCAATGACAGGATGAGTTCGGTACGGATAACCGCCATGTAA
- the ffh gene encoding signal recognition particle protein — protein MFDNLSEKLDKALHVLKGHGQITEINVAETLKEVRRALLDADVNFKIAKEFTNTVKEKALGQNVLTTLQPGQLMVKLVKDELTQLMGGDAEGVDLSGNPSVILMSGLQGSGKTTFSGKLASFFKNKRTKKPLLVACDVYRPAAIDQLHVVGDQVGVEVYSEKDNNDPVALAKAGIAYARANGHNVVIVDTAGRLAVDEEMMTEISNIHKAITPHETLFVVDAMTGQDAVNTAKAFNDRLDFDGVILTKLDGDTRGGAAISIKSVVDKPIKFIGTGEKMDAIDVFHPSRMADRILGMGDVVSLVERAQEQYDEEEARKLQKKIAKNQFGFDDFLSQIQQIKKMGSMKDLMGMIPGAGKALKGMDIDDDAFKHIEAIIHSMTPAERSSPSMLNASRKKRIAKGSGTSVQEVNQLLKQFNQMGKMMKMMQGGGGRKMMQMMGGMKGMP, from the coding sequence ATGTTTGATAATTTAAGTGAAAAGCTGGATAAGGCCCTTCATGTCCTTAAGGGACACGGGCAGATTACGGAGATCAATGTAGCGGAAACCCTGAAGGAGGTACGGAGAGCATTGCTCGATGCCGATGTTAACTTTAAGATAGCCAAGGAATTTACCAATACCGTTAAGGAAAAAGCCCTGGGGCAGAATGTACTGACTACATTACAGCCCGGACAGCTCATGGTAAAGCTCGTCAAGGACGAACTTACCCAGCTTATGGGAGGTGATGCCGAAGGAGTAGACCTGTCCGGAAACCCATCCGTAATACTGATGTCAGGATTACAGGGGTCCGGTAAAACCACTTTTTCCGGTAAACTGGCCAGTTTCTTCAAGAACAAAAGAACGAAGAAACCCCTGCTCGTAGCCTGTGACGTATACCGTCCCGCGGCGATTGATCAGTTACATGTTGTAGGAGACCAGGTCGGGGTTGAAGTGTACTCGGAAAAGGATAACAACGATCCCGTGGCCCTGGCAAAAGCCGGAATTGCATATGCCAGAGCCAACGGGCACAATGTGGTTATTGTCGATACCGCAGGGCGTCTGGCCGTGGATGAAGAGATGATGACGGAAATATCCAATATCCACAAAGCGATAACTCCGCATGAAACCCTGTTTGTAGTAGATGCCATGACCGGTCAGGACGCCGTGAACACGGCCAAGGCATTTAACGACAGGCTCGATTTTGACGGTGTTATTCTCACCAAGCTCGATGGTGATACCCGGGGTGGTGCGGCCATTTCCATCAAATCGGTGGTCGATAAGCCTATCAAATTTATAGGTACGGGAGAAAAGATGGACGCTATAGATGTGTTCCACCCTTCACGTATGGCCGATCGTATTCTGGGTATGGGAGACGTGGTTTCCCTTGTGGAGCGTGCCCAGGAACAATATGACGAAGAAGAAGCGCGAAAGCTGCAGAAAAAAATAGCGAAAAACCAGTTCGGTTTTGACGATTTCCTTTCCCAGATTCAGCAGATCAAGAAAATGGGAAGCATGAAAGACCTTATGGGAATGATCCCCGGTGCAGGGAAAGCACTGAAAGGAATGGATATCGATGACGATGCCTTTAAGCACATTGAGGCGATCATCCACTCCATGACCCCTGCGGAACGTTCCAGTCCGTCCATGCTGAACGCCTCCCGCAAGAAAAGGATAGCCAAAGGTTCGGGAACATCCGTTCAGGAAGTTAATCAGTTGCTGAAGCAGTTTAACCAGATGGGCAAGATGATGAAGATGATGCAGGGCGGGGGCGGCCGTAAAATGATGCAGATGATGGGCGGTATGAAAGGGATGCCGTAA
- a CDS encoding bifunctional 5,10-methylenetetrahydrofolate dehydrogenase/5,10-methenyltetrahydrofolate cyclohydrolase, which produces MELLDGKKISSLIKDEIAAEVSEIKKKGEKVPHLAAVLVGNDGASLTYVGSKVKACERVGFESTLVKLPSTISEVELLKKIKELNEDDGIDGFIVQLPLPKQIDTQKVLMAVDPDKDVDGFHPVNFGKMALDMTTFIPATPFGILELLERYNVETKGKHTVVIGRSHIVGRPMSILMGRRGFPGNSTVTLTHSHTKNITQITSQADIIITALGQPNYLKAEMVKDDAVIIDVGITRVPDESAKRGYRIVGDVDFENVSKKVSYITPVPGGVGPMTIAMLLKNTLLARERHITNGRN; this is translated from the coding sequence ATGGAATTACTCGACGGGAAGAAAATATCCAGCCTGATCAAGGATGAGATTGCCGCGGAAGTGAGCGAAATAAAGAAAAAAGGAGAGAAAGTACCACACCTTGCCGCCGTGCTTGTAGGAAATGACGGTGCCAGTCTCACTTATGTAGGGAGTAAGGTCAAAGCTTGTGAACGCGTGGGATTTGAATCTACCCTGGTAAAACTTCCCAGCACCATCAGTGAAGTGGAACTGCTGAAAAAAATCAAGGAACTCAATGAAGATGACGGTATAGACGGCTTTATAGTGCAGTTGCCTCTGCCCAAACAGATCGATACCCAGAAAGTGCTCATGGCAGTCGACCCCGACAAGGACGTGGACGGTTTCCACCCCGTGAATTTCGGGAAAATGGCACTGGACATGACGACATTTATTCCCGCTACCCCTTTCGGTATCCTGGAATTACTGGAACGTTATAATGTGGAGACCAAGGGAAAACATACCGTGGTTATAGGGCGGAGCCATATTGTGGGCAGGCCCATGAGTATTCTTATGGGGCGAAGAGGCTTTCCCGGTAACTCTACCGTGACGCTTACGCACAGTCACACCAAAAACATCACCCAGATCACTTCCCAGGCCGATATCATCATCACAGCTCTGGGACAGCCCAATTACCTGAAAGCGGAGATGGTAAAGGACGATGCCGTTATTATTGACGTGGGGATTACCCGTGTCCCGGATGAATCTGCTAAGAGAGGATACAGGATCGTGGGGGATGTGGACTTTGAGAACGTAAGTAAAAAAGTGAGTTATATCACTCCCGTGCCGGGAGGGGTAGGTCCCATGACCATTGCCATGTTACTGAAGAACACCCTGCTCGCAAGGGAAAGGCACATAACGAACGGAAGAAACTAA
- a CDS encoding RNA polymerase sigma factor yields MNQQEKNSLIQRVTISEKGRLIHFLKQWIPDREDAKDIVQDVFYNLVLGFEDIKDMNKITSWLYSTARFKAIDFIRKKRATPASALSGFSDDDEHETGIFEWLQEHIPAHQETELWQEEVYRVLEYTLEMLPEEQRNAFVFHELEGIPVAEIARKQKVAVNTVLSRKRYAVKQLKKELQLLYNELND; encoded by the coding sequence ATGAACCAACAGGAAAAAAATAGTCTCATACAACGGGTAACCATTTCCGAGAAAGGCAGGTTGATCCACTTTCTGAAACAATGGATACCCGACAGGGAGGATGCAAAGGATATCGTACAGGATGTTTTTTATAACCTGGTGCTGGGCTTTGAAGATATCAAGGACATGAACAAGATTACCTCATGGCTTTACAGTACGGCAAGGTTCAAGGCCATTGATTTTATCCGGAAGAAGAGAGCCACCCCGGCTTCGGCACTTTCCGGTTTTTCGGACGACGACGAGCACGAAACGGGTATTTTTGAATGGCTTCAGGAGCACATCCCCGCCCATCAGGAAACCGAATTGTGGCAGGAAGAGGTGTACCGGGTACTGGAATACACCCTGGAAATGCTTCCGGAAGAACAGCGGAATGCCTTCGTGTTCCATGAGCTGGAAGGTATTCCTGTAGCGGAAATTGCCCGGAAACAAAAAGTGGCTGTCAACACCGTATTGTCGAGAAAGCGATATGCCGTGAAACAGCTTAAAAAAGAACTGCAATTATTGTATAACGAATTAAACGATTGA
- a CDS encoding sigma-70 family RNA polymerase sigma factor, producing MDTAEVWNRFSEEVTRYIRYRINDPETARDLLQEVFVRVHTNLHRVKHEGRVKSWVFTIARNVITDHYRKGNTPVLLPEEDTIADRETEQQELTEKDCLLPLIHNLPEKYRKAMLLSEIEGRKQAEVARILEISLSGAKSRIQRGRRLLQHGYMDCCDYKLNEDGYLVGEHKEDCKVCSQ from the coding sequence ATGGATACAGCCGAAGTGTGGAACCGGTTTTCTGAGGAGGTAACAAGGTATATCCGTTACAGGATAAACGACCCGGAAACAGCCAGGGATCTGTTGCAGGAGGTCTTTGTCCGGGTGCATACGAACCTTCACAGGGTAAAACATGAAGGGCGTGTAAAATCCTGGGTCTTTACTATTGCGCGGAATGTTATTACCGATCACTATAGAAAAGGGAACACCCCTGTCCTCCTCCCGGAAGAAGATACCATTGCCGACAGGGAAACGGAGCAACAGGAACTGACGGAAAAAGACTGCTTGCTGCCCCTTATTCACAACCTGCCTGAAAAATACAGGAAAGCCATGTTGCTCAGTGAAATAGAAGGCAGGAAACAGGCAGAGGTGGCCCGGATACTTGAAATATCGCTTTCGGGTGCCAAATCGCGCATACAGCGGGGGCGCAGGCTTCTGCAGCACGGCTATATGGATTGTTGTGATTATAAACTCAATGAAGATGGTTACCTTGTGGGAGAGCACAAGGAAGATTGCAAGGTTTGCAGCCAATAA
- a CDS encoding NAD-dependent epimerase/dehydratase family protein has translation MAETVLVTGANGFLGNHIVKVLLQRKLKVIAMVRPTSNISALKGLDCTIHRGELHNPDDVAAVVKTADYIIHCASMTSQNTTDLNRYKKANLTSTETLVRACRQYGICRFVLVSTANCFTNGTLEEPGHENSGFMNWLKDSGYAYSKYLAQNYVLEKVREENFPAVVVAPTFMIGPNDFKPSSGALMLYALKNKILFYPKGGKSFVDVHAAAVATANALTRGKPGECYLLSGVNLSYKAYFEKVLHVTGKQKWMIPITRHMETTFRLAHRVLPFPRVRLLKTHIRMLTLDNYFSNAKARKYLDMPDTDINRSIEDAVNWFAKEGYFKP, from the coding sequence ATGGCGGAAACGGTATTGGTAACAGGTGCAAATGGTTTTCTGGGCAATCATATCGTAAAAGTGCTGCTCCAAAGAAAGTTGAAGGTGATCGCTATGGTAAGGCCCACCAGCAATATCAGTGCCCTGAAAGGCCTGGACTGTACCATCCACAGGGGAGAACTGCACAACCCGGATGATGTGGCCGCAGTGGTAAAAACCGCAGATTACATCATTCACTGTGCTTCCATGACCTCCCAGAACACCACCGATCTCAACCGGTACAAAAAAGCCAACCTCACCTCTACCGAAACGTTGGTCAGGGCCTGCCGTCAATACGGTATCTGCCGTTTTGTACTGGTAAGTACGGCCAACTGTTTTACCAATGGGACCCTAGAGGAACCGGGACATGAAAATTCAGGTTTTATGAACTGGTTAAAGGATTCGGGCTATGCCTACAGTAAATACCTGGCACAAAATTATGTTCTGGAGAAGGTGCGTGAAGAAAATTTTCCTGCCGTAGTGGTGGCGCCCACCTTTATGATAGGCCCCAATGACTTTAAACCCTCCAGCGGTGCCTTAATGCTGTATGCGCTGAAAAATAAAATACTGTTCTATCCCAAAGGAGGCAAAAGCTTTGTAGATGTTCATGCTGCGGCCGTTGCAACAGCAAATGCCCTTACCAGGGGTAAACCGGGGGAATGTTATCTGCTTTCAGGAGTAAACCTTTCCTATAAAGCCTATTTTGAAAAAGTGCTGCACGTTACCGGTAAACAAAAATGGATGATACCCATAACCCGGCATATGGAAACCACCTTCCGCCTGGCACACCGGGTACTCCCTTTCCCGAGAGTACGTCTGTTAAAAACCCATATACGAATGCTGACACTGGACAATTATTTCAGCAATGCCAAAGCCAGGAAATACCTGGACATGCCCGATACCGATATAAACAGGAGTATTGAAGATGCCGTGAACTGGTTTGCCAAAGAAGGGTATTTTAAACCGTAA
- a CDS encoding SDR family NAD(P)-dependent oxidoreductase: protein MYNQNTFTVITGASQGLGRALAEVCAKQGRDLILISLPDEHVNSIAKDLMLRYSVNVICYETDLTKAENVSKTVSYLKKHNINMLINNAGIGGTKKFMDCSLTYIDDILLLNMRSLVILTHQLLPVLKRQKESYILNISSLAAFSPMPYKTVYPATKAFVYSFSRGLNAELKGSNIHVAVAHPGGMPTNRDTSNRIKSHGKFIRFSILSAEATAAICMEKLLQKESIIIPGKINRFSSILQKLMPVDFQLKIFSNKLQRELQQ from the coding sequence ATGTACAATCAAAACACATTTACTGTAATTACAGGGGCCAGCCAGGGATTGGGAAGGGCTTTGGCCGAAGTTTGCGCCAAACAGGGGCGGGACCTCATCCTCATCTCGTTGCCTGACGAACACGTTAACAGCATAGCAAAAGACCTGATGCTCCGGTATTCCGTCAATGTCATCTGCTATGAAACCGACCTGACCAAAGCGGAAAACGTATCAAAAACGGTCTCCTATCTGAAAAAGCACAACATCAACATGCTGATCAACAATGCCGGAATTGGCGGAACCAAAAAGTTTATGGACTGCTCGCTCACTTATATTGACGACATATTACTCCTGAACATGCGTTCACTGGTTATTCTCACCCATCAATTACTCCCTGTATTGAAAAGACAGAAAGAATCTTACATACTGAACATCTCCAGCCTGGCCGCCTTTTCTCCCATGCCCTACAAAACCGTTTACCCGGCGACCAAGGCTTTTGTATATTCTTTTTCACGCGGGCTGAATGCCGAGCTGAAAGGCAGTAATATCCATGTTGCGGTAGCCCATCCCGGGGGAATGCCTACCAACAGGGACACTTCCAACAGGATAAAGTCGCACGGAAAGTTCATCCGGTTTTCCATACTGTCTGCCGAAGCTACTGCTGCCATCTGTATGGAAAAATTGTTACAGAAGGAATCGATCATTATCCCGGGAAAAATAAACAGGTTCAGTTCCATATTGCAAAAACTCATGCCCGTGGATTTTCAATTAAAAATATTCAGTAATAAATTGCAACGCGAACTACAACAATAA
- a CDS encoding choice-of-anchor I family protein, giving the protein MKLKDISCFFLLAVALVSCTNDDDQGGNGGETPTEINFRHVTTINAGGTTEITAFDPATNKMFTINPDDAEVMVYDISDPSSPVAGTSIQVGATGIPNSVSVHGERLAVAVEAVNKQDNGSVLVYNTDIQELEDTFTVGALPDMVIFSPDGKYIVTANEGEPDPDYTNDPEGTISIIDTEANTVTTLDFNAFNSEEETLRSEGFRVFGPGATLAMDIEPEYVAIDDDSQTAWVTLQENNGIARVNLSARQIEDIYPLGFKDHSLAGNELDASNRDDVTELKNWPVYGIYHPDAVIYVNLDGTDYLITANEGDARDYDGFSEEERIKDITLDGTVFPDAETLQQDENLGRLKITTTLGDTDGDGEYEALYAYGARSFSVWSAAGELVYDSGSEIASRTLELTPGSFNADEGEADDRSDDKGAEPEAVEKLRVGDRTLLFVGLERNSQVLVYDVSNPVSPEFIQLLEQPGDMAPEGVLAIPAEDSPNERDLLIVTNEDSGTISIYQN; this is encoded by the coding sequence ATGAAATTAAAGGATATATCGTGTTTTTTTCTGTTGGCAGTAGCCCTTGTTTCCTGTACTAATGACGACGACCAGGGAGGTAACGGCGGGGAAACCCCTACTGAGATCAATTTTCGGCATGTCACCACCATCAATGCAGGAGGAACCACTGAAATAACGGCTTTCGATCCGGCTACCAATAAAATGTTTACGATAAACCCGGATGATGCCGAAGTTATGGTATATGATATATCCGATCCGTCTTCACCTGTAGCCGGGACTTCCATTCAGGTAGGGGCCACGGGGATTCCGAACAGTGTGTCGGTACACGGAGAAAGATTGGCGGTGGCCGTGGAAGCCGTAAACAAACAGGATAACGGTAGCGTCCTGGTCTATAATACGGATATCCAGGAACTGGAAGACACTTTTACGGTCGGGGCATTGCCCGATATGGTGATATTTTCTCCGGACGGAAAGTATATCGTTACCGCTAATGAAGGCGAACCCGATCCTGATTATACCAATGATCCCGAAGGAACAATAAGCATTATAGATACGGAGGCCAATACGGTAACCACCCTTGATTTCAATGCGTTTAACAGTGAAGAAGAGACCCTGAGATCAGAAGGGTTCCGGGTGTTCGGCCCCGGCGCTACGCTGGCAATGGATATAGAGCCGGAATACGTGGCCATAGATGATGATTCCCAAACAGCCTGGGTAACCCTTCAGGAAAATAACGGGATCGCCCGGGTAAATCTTTCGGCCAGACAAATAGAGGATATATACCCGTTAGGATTTAAAGACCATTCGCTTGCCGGGAATGAACTCGATGCCAGTAACCGCGATGATGTAACAGAATTGAAGAACTGGCCGGTATATGGTATTTATCACCCGGATGCGGTAATTTACGTGAACCTGGATGGTACGGATTACCTGATCACCGCAAATGAAGGAGATGCCCGGGATTACGATGGCTTTTCCGAAGAGGAAAGAATAAAGGACATCACGCTCGATGGAACCGTATTCCCCGATGCGGAAACACTTCAACAGGACGAAAACCTGGGGCGCCTGAAAATAACTACCACCCTGGGCGATACGGACGGCGACGGGGAGTATGAAGCACTCTATGCGTATGGTGCCCGTTCATTTTCCGTGTGGTCGGCCGCCGGCGAACTGGTATATGACAGCGGGAGTGAAATTGCCTCCAGGACACTGGAACTCACACCCGGAAGCTTTAATGCCGATGAGGGCGAAGCGGATGACCGGAGTGATGATAAAGGGGCAGAGCCCGAGGCTGTGGAAAAACTCAGGGTAGGCGATCGCACCCTGCTTTTTGTAGGACTGGAAAGAAACAGCCAGGTATTGGTCTACGACGTCAGTAACCCGGTTTCACCTGAATTTATCCAGCTCCTGGAACAGCCGGGCGATATGGCACCGGAGGGTGTGCTGGCTATTCCGGCCGAGGACAGCCCTAATGAAAGGGATCTGCTCATCGTTACCAACGAAGACAGCGGAACGATATCCATCTACCAGAATTAG
- a CDS encoding transporter substrate-binding domain-containing protein yields MYNALLYICLLFFSLSVAARDTLDQIPDKKVIIGLTETPPFVVTDNDSYSGLSIASWEMVNQQLSLDYEYKNYPDLTALLQAVENGEVDFSINPVTVTDLRMERVNFSQPYFISHTAIAKQREHFVWRLLKNLWSWKFLSALLLLLGVISLFGLLVWLFERKRNPEEFGGGAKGLAQGFWWSAVTMTTVGYGDKSPRTAGGRFVGFIWMFLAIIIISSLTAGIASALTVQSINDRISSVSDLERFHVVTVRNSGSQEFLDQYDIRYTATDNRQQGFDVLQKDPEAVFIYDLPILQHEIEKQGIGDDVEVLQTTLKKDYYSYSFPKGSPWLSIINPELVKTLKTMEWRTLIRDY; encoded by the coding sequence ATGTACAACGCCTTACTTTACATTTGCCTGTTATTTTTTAGCCTTTCCGTCGCCGCCCGGGATACCCTCGATCAGATTCCGGATAAAAAAGTGATCATTGGCCTCACGGAAACCCCGCCTTTTGTTGTTACCGATAACGACAGCTATTCCGGACTTAGCATTGCTTCATGGGAAATGGTGAACCAGCAACTGTCTCTCGATTATGAATACAAAAATTATCCGGACCTGACGGCATTACTGCAAGCCGTGGAAAACGGGGAGGTCGACTTCAGCATTAATCCCGTTACGGTTACCGACCTTCGTATGGAGCGGGTCAACTTTTCGCAGCCCTACTTTATCTCGCACACGGCCATTGCCAAACAAAGGGAGCACTTTGTATGGCGGTTACTCAAAAACCTGTGGAGCTGGAAATTTCTCTCTGCCCTGCTCCTGTTGCTCGGGGTTATTTCTCTGTTCGGGCTGCTGGTGTGGCTTTTTGAACGCAAGCGGAACCCGGAAGAGTTTGGTGGCGGGGCCAAGGGACTGGCACAGGGGTTCTGGTGGAGTGCCGTGACCATGACCACGGTAGGTTACGGCGACAAATCGCCGCGCACCGCCGGGGGCAGGTTTGTTGGTTTTATCTGGATGTTCCTCGCCATTATCATCATTTCCAGTTTAACAGCGGGAATAGCCTCGGCACTCACGGTGCAAAGCATCAATGACAGGATCAGTTCGGTGTCGGATTTGGAGCGGTTTCATGTGGTTACCGTAAGAAATTCGGGTTCACAGGAATTCCTGGACCAGTATGATATAAGGTACACGGCAACAGACAACCGCCAGCAGGGATTTGATGTATTGCAGAAAGACCCTGAAGCCGTTTTTATTTACGACCTGCCCATACTTCAACACGAAATTGAAAAACAAGGTATCGGGGATGATGTAGAAGTATTGCAAACAACCCTGAAAAAGGATTATTACAGTTACTCCTTTCCCAAGGGTTCCCCGTGGTTATCCATAATCAACCCCGAATTGGTAAAAACATTGAAAACCATGGAATGGCGCACGTTGATCCGGGATTACTGA
- a CDS encoding Crp/Fnr family transcriptional regulator — protein sequence MITTDLLLDFGAKLVSYDKGDRIFLEKQSARNYYQVHSGGVKMNNFNEEGKEFIQGIFQESESFGEPPLFIDVTYPANAEALSDTYIYVLPKPFFFDLLNTHPEEHLKITDTLARRLYYKAIMASELSSQEPEHRILRILDYLKKHVYGLEAPFSFKVNLTRQQIADLTGLRVETVIRASKCLEKKGAVKILKRKLYR from the coding sequence ATGATCACTACAGATTTATTACTGGATTTCGGGGCAAAACTGGTGTCGTACGATAAGGGAGACCGGATATTCCTTGAAAAACAAAGTGCACGGAACTACTACCAGGTACATTCCGGGGGTGTAAAAATGAACAATTTTAACGAGGAAGGAAAAGAATTCATACAGGGGATATTTCAGGAAAGCGAGAGCTTTGGGGAACCCCCGTTGTTTATCGATGTGACCTACCCGGCCAATGCGGAAGCACTTTCAGATACATATATTTATGTACTCCCCAAACCCTTTTTTTTCGATCTGCTGAATACACATCCCGAAGAACATCTGAAAATTACGGATACCCTGGCCCGGAGGTTATACTACAAAGCCATTATGGCCAGCGAATTGTCCAGCCAGGAACCGGAACACCGTATATTACGTATCCTGGATTACCTTAAAAAACACGTATACGGATTGGAAGCACCTTTTTCCTTTAAAGTAAACCTCACCCGCCAGCAGATCGCAGACCTTACGGGCCTGCGTGTAGAGACCGTGATCCGTGCCAGCAAATGCCTGGAAAAGAAAGGGGCGGTGAAGATCTTAAAGCGCAAACTCTACAGGTAA